In a single window of the Streptomyces sp. CGMCC 4.7035 genome:
- the recA gene encoding recombinase RecA: MAGTDREKALDAALAQIERQFGKGAVMRMGERSKEPIEVIPTGSTALDVALGVGGLPRGRVVEIYGPESSGKTTLTLHAVANAQKAGGQVAFVDAEHALDPEYARKLGVDIDNLILSQPDNGEQALEIVDMLVRSGALDLIVIDSVAALVPRAEIEGEMGDSHVGLQARLMSQALRKITSALNQSKTTAIFINQLREKIGVMFGSPETTTGGRALKFYASVRIDIRRIETLKDGTEAVGNRTRCKVVKNKVAPPFKQAEFDILYGQGISREGGLIDMGVEHGFVRKAGAWYTYEGDQLGQGKENARNFLKDNPDLANEIEKKIKEKLGVGVRPEEPTAEPGADASSVKPEAEDAAKTAAPAAKAAKSKAPAAKS, encoded by the coding sequence ATGGCAGGAACCGACCGCGAGAAGGCGCTGGACGCCGCGCTCGCACAGATTGAACGGCAATTCGGCAAGGGCGCGGTCATGCGCATGGGCGAGCGGTCGAAGGAGCCCATCGAGGTCATCCCGACCGGGTCTACCGCGCTCGACGTGGCGCTCGGCGTCGGTGGCCTGCCGCGCGGCCGTGTCGTCGAGATCTACGGACCGGAGTCCTCCGGTAAGACGACCCTGACCCTGCACGCGGTGGCGAACGCCCAGAAGGCCGGCGGCCAGGTCGCCTTCGTGGACGCGGAGCACGCCCTCGACCCCGAGTACGCGCGCAAGCTGGGCGTCGACATCGACAACCTGATCCTCTCCCAGCCGGACAACGGCGAGCAGGCGCTGGAAATCGTGGACATGCTGGTCCGCTCCGGCGCGCTCGACCTCATCGTCATCGACTCCGTCGCGGCGCTCGTCCCGCGCGCGGAGATCGAGGGTGAGATGGGCGACAGCCACGTGGGTCTGCAGGCCCGTCTGATGAGCCAGGCCCTGCGGAAGATCACCAGCGCGCTCAACCAGTCGAAGACCACCGCGATCTTCATCAACCAGCTCCGCGAGAAGATCGGCGTGATGTTCGGCTCGCCGGAGACCACGACCGGTGGCCGGGCGCTGAAGTTCTACGCCTCGGTGCGCATCGACATCCGCCGCATCGAGACCCTGAAGGACGGCACGGAGGCGGTCGGCAACCGCACCCGCTGCAAGGTCGTCAAGAACAAGGTCGCCCCGCCCTTCAAGCAGGCCGAGTTCGACATCCTCTACGGCCAGGGCATCAGCCGCGAGGGTGGCCTGATCGACATGGGCGTGGAGCACGGCTTCGTCCGCAAGGCCGGTGCCTGGTACACGTACGAGGGCGACCAGCTCGGCCAGGGCAAGGAGAACGCCCGCAACTTCCTGAAGGACAACCCCGACCTCGCCAACGAGATCGAGAAGAAGATCAAGGAGAAGCTGGGCGTGGGTGTTCGCCCCGAGGAGCCCACCGCCGAGCCGGGCGCCGACGCGTCGAGCGTCAAGCCCGAGGCCGAGGACGCCGCCAAGACGGCCGCCCCGGCGGCCAAGGCCGCCAAGTCCAAGGCCCCGGCGGCCAAGAGCTAG
- the recX gene encoding recombination regulator RecX, whose product MARRTDWAEYAQPVAPQGRGSRGDGWPVGDDDGAYGTVRGDGGENGDGMPPGVGARGGRGRGRRRGVGEAADGPQDGGPSFSSRAEKGELPGDPVERARAICLRLLTGTPRTRKQLADALRKREIPDDVADEVLSRFEEVGLIDDSAFADAWVESRHHGRGLARRALARELRTKGVDSTLIDEAVGQLDAEQEEATARDLVARKLRATRGLDRDKRLRRLAGMLARKGYSEGMALRVVRQALEEEGEDTEGLEGEGF is encoded by the coding sequence ATGGCGCGACGAACCGACTGGGCCGAGTACGCCCAGCCCGTCGCTCCGCAGGGGCGGGGGAGCCGGGGCGACGGGTGGCCCGTCGGGGACGATGACGGGGCGTACGGCACCGTGCGCGGCGACGGGGGTGAGAACGGCGACGGTATGCCGCCCGGCGTCGGGGCGCGCGGGGGACGGGGGCGAGGCCGGCGGCGCGGTGTCGGGGAAGCGGCCGACGGCCCACAGGACGGAGGCCCCTCCTTCTCGTCGAGGGCCGAGAAGGGGGAGCTCCCGGGGGACCCGGTCGAGCGGGCGCGGGCGATCTGTCTGCGCCTGCTCACCGGCACTCCGCGCACCCGGAAACAACTCGCGGACGCCCTGCGCAAGCGGGAGATCCCCGACGACGTGGCGGACGAGGTGCTGTCACGGTTCGAGGAGGTCGGCCTGATCGACGACAGCGCCTTCGCGGACGCCTGGGTGGAGTCCCGGCACCACGGCCGGGGCCTGGCCCGCCGGGCGCTCGCGCGGGAGCTGCGGACGAAGGGCGTGGACTCCACGCTGATCGACGAAGCGGTGGGGCAGCTCGACGCCGAGCAGGAGGAGGCGACCGCGCGCGATCTCGTCGCCCGTAAGCTGCGCGCGACGCGAGGCCTGGACCGCGACAAACGCCTGCGCCGCCTTGCGGGCATGCTCGCCCGCAAGGGCTACTCCGAGGGAATGGCCCTGCGGGTGGTCCGCCAGGCCCTGGAGGAGGAGGGGGAGGACACCGAGGGGCTGGAGGGCGAGGGGTTCTGA
- a CDS encoding rhodanese-like domain-containing protein: protein MSFTPEGPIGIDELLERVREGLDRVEVAEAYEAALAGEALLVDIRYAALRDRDGLIPGALVVERNELEWRLDPQGSHRAAEATSHDLRVVVVCNEGYASSLAAASLRQLGLHRATDLVGGFQAWKAAGLPVTMTA from the coding sequence GTGAGCTTCACACCCGAAGGCCCCATAGGCATCGACGAGCTGCTGGAGCGGGTCCGCGAGGGCCTCGACCGGGTCGAGGTCGCGGAGGCGTACGAGGCCGCGCTGGCCGGCGAGGCCCTGCTCGTGGACATCCGGTATGCGGCCCTGCGCGACCGTGACGGACTGATTCCCGGCGCCCTCGTCGTCGAGCGCAACGAACTGGAGTGGCGCCTCGACCCGCAGGGCAGCCACCGCGCCGCCGAGGCCACAAGTCACGACCTGCGCGTGGTGGTCGTCTGCAACGAGGGCTACGCCTCCAGCCTGGCCGCCGCCTCTCTGCGCCAACTCGGCCTGCACCGAGCCACGGACCTGGTGGGCGGCTTCCAGGCCTGGAAGGCGGCGGGGTTGCCGGTGACGATGACGGCGTAG
- a CDS encoding cupin domain-containing protein, with the protein MSVSPSVSVVSASTPEAPTQAELLDFVRRAAADPELIASLPLDPEGRTWVRLEGPGGSEAWLIGWPPGTGTGWHDHADSVGAFVTASGELKEYSLAVRLPADGWKTLELTEGVDRERRLPAGTGRSFGQHHVHEVLNESTEQHAISVHAYYPPLPQIRRYSRTGQVLRLEHVERPEDWQ; encoded by the coding sequence GTGTCTGTGTCACCTTCTGTCTCCGTTGTCTCCGCCTCCACTCCGGAGGCCCCCACCCAGGCCGAGCTGCTCGACTTCGTGCGCCGTGCGGCCGCCGACCCGGAGCTGATCGCCTCACTCCCGCTGGACCCCGAGGGCCGTACCTGGGTACGCCTGGAGGGTCCCGGCGGCAGCGAGGCCTGGCTGATCGGCTGGCCGCCCGGCACCGGCACCGGCTGGCACGACCACGCCGACTCGGTCGGCGCCTTCGTCACCGCATCGGGCGAACTCAAGGAGTACTCGCTCGCCGTGCGGCTGCCGGCCGACGGCTGGAAGACCCTGGAGCTCACCGAGGGGGTGGACCGGGAGCGGCGGCTGCCGGCCGGCACGGGCCGCTCCTTCGGACAGCACCATGTGCACGAGGTGCTCAACGAGTCCACCGAGCAGCACGCGATCTCGGTCCACGCGTACTACCCGCCGCTGCCGCAGATCCGTCGCTACAGCCGTACGGGGCAGGTACTGCGTCTGGAGCACGTCGAGCGTCCGGAGGACTGGCAGTGA
- a CDS encoding putative leader peptide, which produces MPYAQSPCGPHSDCELTGRHRHGVLRIVTDTCVRLWRRVHMDLVRYAGCVCRPSC; this is translated from the coding sequence GTGCCATACGCACAGTCACCCTGTGGTCCACATAGTGACTGTGAGTTGACCGGTCGGCACCGCCATGGTGTACTCCGGATCGTGACCGACACCTGTGTGCGCCTGTGGCGGAGGGTCCATATGGACCTCGTCCGCTATGCGGGCTGCGTGTGTCGTCCGTCCTGCTGA
- a CDS encoding FAD-dependent monooxygenase: MDPVIIVGAGPVGLSLSLALARQEVPSVVLDEGPGKDEQRAARTVVLREDTAALMERLTGVALAELGLRWTGWRSMRRKQVTREVAFQPDGTEEEPGSAYGPAAGRATEDRKGAVEGPGADGEPAPLHIAQHVLTGALRAAIASERLVKVAVESRLDSLESEPSGVTAHTRGPRGTWWRGSYLVGCDGPRSTVRKLLDIRFPGRTAVERHAVAALRTELPWPGEALLHRMPPWRTSGPSGGEVVARPLPDGVWRLDWLLPPGKDLVTPELLVTRVRETLAGWNGGGSTPAYDLLDTGVHTVHHRLARRWRAGRVFLAGDAAHLLGALGTQGLDEGLRDIDNLAWKLALAWHHGPHEVLLDSYQAERRAVVAARLRASDQALPVLRGGGSLRSYVPGSARGHDALLADGHLGRGALGAPGRYTTSPLAPAHTESAASVDTEPGAQVVDVRVTAEDGSFVRLRERLGRGSLLVVLVAPGTGVWERKHWVSAGIMPRLAAAVTALPHSAELLVAESYPGAAPHTVLLIRPDGHLVTALSGVRPADLYEAAEATLGGPAKEQATAGAG; the protein is encoded by the coding sequence GTGGACCCGGTGATCATCGTGGGAGCGGGGCCTGTGGGGCTCTCGCTCTCGCTCGCGCTCGCGCGCCAGGAAGTGCCGTCCGTGGTCCTCGACGAGGGGCCGGGCAAGGACGAGCAGCGGGCCGCGCGCACCGTCGTGCTGCGGGAGGACACCGCCGCGCTGATGGAACGGCTGACCGGAGTGGCCCTCGCCGAGCTCGGACTGCGCTGGACGGGATGGCGGTCGATGCGGCGCAAGCAGGTGACGCGGGAGGTCGCGTTCCAGCCGGACGGTACGGAGGAGGAACCCGGAAGCGCCTACGGCCCGGCCGCGGGGCGAGCCACCGAGGATCGCAAGGGCGCGGTCGAGGGGCCCGGCGCCGACGGGGAACCGGCCCCGCTGCACATCGCCCAGCACGTGCTCACCGGCGCCCTGCGGGCCGCCATCGCCTCGGAACGGCTGGTCAAGGTCGCCGTGGAAAGCCGACTGGACTCCCTCGAAAGCGAGCCGTCGGGCGTCACGGCGCACACGCGCGGCCCCCGGGGCACGTGGTGGCGCGGCAGTTACCTCGTCGGCTGCGACGGACCGCGCTCGACGGTGCGCAAGCTGCTCGACATCCGCTTCCCGGGCCGTACTGCCGTGGAGCGGCACGCCGTCGCAGCTCTGCGCACCGAACTTCCCTGGCCCGGCGAGGCGTTGCTGCACCGGATGCCGCCGTGGCGGACGTCGGGGCCCTCGGGCGGCGAGGTCGTGGCGCGTCCCCTGCCCGACGGCGTATGGCGTCTGGACTGGCTGCTGCCGCCGGGCAAGGACCTGGTCACACCGGAGCTGCTGGTGACGCGGGTCCGGGAGACCCTCGCGGGCTGGAACGGGGGCGGCTCCACCCCCGCGTACGACCTGCTGGACACGGGCGTCCACACGGTCCACCACCGGCTGGCCCGCCGTTGGCGCGCCGGCCGGGTCTTCCTCGCCGGGGACGCCGCGCATCTGCTCGGCGCACTCGGCACGCAGGGCCTTGACGAGGGCCTCAGGGACATCGACAACCTCGCCTGGAAGCTGGCGCTGGCCTGGCACCACGGTCCGCACGAGGTGCTGCTTGACAGCTATCAGGCGGAGCGCCGCGCCGTGGTCGCGGCCCGGCTGCGCGCCTCCGACCAGGCGCTTCCGGTGCTGCGCGGCGGCGGGAGCCTGCGTTCGTACGTCCCGGGGTCCGCCCGCGGCCATGACGCGCTGCTCGCGGACGGCCACCTGGGGCGCGGCGCGCTGGGGGCGCCGGGGAGGTACACCACCTCGCCGCTCGCGCCCGCGCACACCGAGTCGGCGGCATCGGTGGACACCGAGCCCGGGGCACAGGTCGTGGATGTGCGGGTGACGGCCGAGGACGGCTCGTTCGTACGGCTGCGGGAACGGCTGGGGCGTGGATCGCTGCTGGTGGTGCTGGTCGCGCCGGGCACGGGCGTGTGGGAGCGCAAGCACTGGGTGTCGGCCGGGATCATGCCCCGGCTGGCGGCGGCGGTGACGGCCCTGCCGCACTCCGCCGAACTCCTGGTGGCCGAGAGCTACCCGGGCGCGGCCCCTCACACGGTCCTCCTGATCCGCCCGGACGGCCATCTGGTCACGGCGCTGAGCGGAGTACGCCCGGCGGACCTGTATGAGGCGGCGGAGGCGACCCTCGGCGGCCCGGCGAAGGAACAGGCCACTGCGGGCGCGGGCTGA
- a CDS encoding amino acid ABC transporter permease, with amino-acid sequence MTSVLYDAQGPRAKRRNVLYTVVFLVAMAALLWWVISSLNDKDQLAWEKWKPYLGGTEAWSTYIWPGLENTLKAAALSMLISLPLGAVLGIARLSEHAWIRVPVAVVVEFFRAIPVLVLMIFGLALFAEYTNVGSDDRPLYAVVTGLVLYNSSVLAEIVRAGILALPKGQSEAALAIGLRRNQVMRFILLPQAVTAMLPAIVSQIVVIVKDTALGGAVLTFPELLASVSPMSSYYGANTIASFTIVALIYIALNFSLTTFASWLEKRLRQGKKSTGAVLPPAAVAGAESTGVAA; translated from the coding sequence ATGACTTCCGTCCTCTACGACGCCCAGGGCCCGCGGGCCAAGCGGCGCAACGTCCTCTACACGGTGGTGTTCCTGGTCGCCATGGCCGCGCTCCTGTGGTGGGTGATCAGCAGCCTCAACGACAAGGACCAGCTGGCCTGGGAGAAGTGGAAGCCGTACCTCGGCGGCACGGAGGCCTGGTCGACCTACATCTGGCCGGGGCTGGAGAACACGCTCAAGGCGGCGGCCCTCTCGATGCTCATATCACTGCCGCTGGGTGCGGTCCTGGGCATCGCCCGCCTCTCGGAGCACGCCTGGATCCGGGTCCCGGTCGCGGTCGTGGTGGAGTTCTTCCGGGCCATCCCGGTGCTGGTCCTGATGATCTTCGGCCTCGCCCTGTTCGCCGAGTACACGAACGTCGGCTCGGACGACCGCCCGCTGTACGCGGTGGTCACGGGCCTTGTCCTCTACAACTCCTCGGTGCTCGCGGAGATCGTCCGGGCGGGCATCCTGGCCCTGCCGAAGGGCCAGTCCGAGGCCGCGCTGGCCATCGGTCTGCGCAGGAACCAGGTGATGCGGTTCATCCTGCTGCCGCAGGCGGTCACCGCGATGCTGCCGGCGATCGTCAGCCAGATCGTGGTGATCGTGAAGGACACGGCGCTGGGCGGCGCGGTCCTCACCTTCCCCGAACTGCTGGCGTCCGTGTCGCCGATGAGCTCGTACTACGGCGCCAACACCATCGCCAGCTTCACGATCGTGGCCCTCATCTACATCGCCCTCAACTTCTCGCTGACGACGTTCGCGAGCTGGCTGGAGAAGCGGCTGCGGCAGGGCAAGAAGTCGACCGGGGCGGTGCTGCCTCCGGCGGCGGTCGCGGGGGCGGAATCGACCGGGGTGGCGGCGTAG
- a CDS encoding amino acid ABC transporter permease has protein sequence MFDFLDRYDLLGAFWTTVQLTVLSAIGSLIWGTALAAMRVGPVPLMRGFGAAYVNIVRNIPLTVIILFTSLGLNQTLGINLGATAFDTINFRLAVLGLIAYTSAFVCEALRAGINTVPVGQAEAARALGLNFTQVLTLVVLPQAFRSVVGPLTNVLIALTKNTTVAAAIGVTEAALLMKEMIENEAQLLLISAVIAFGFVCLTLPTGLILGWVGKKVAVKR, from the coding sequence ATGTTCGATTTCCTTGATCGCTACGACCTGTTGGGAGCGTTCTGGACGACGGTGCAGCTCACCGTCCTCTCCGCGATCGGCTCCCTGATCTGGGGCACTGCGCTGGCCGCCATGCGGGTCGGCCCGGTGCCGCTGATGCGCGGTTTCGGGGCCGCCTACGTGAACATCGTGCGGAACATCCCGCTGACCGTGATCATCCTGTTCACCTCACTGGGGCTCAACCAGACCCTGGGCATCAACCTCGGCGCCACCGCCTTCGACACCATCAACTTCCGGCTGGCGGTTCTCGGTCTGATCGCCTACACCTCGGCGTTCGTGTGCGAGGCGCTGCGGGCCGGCATCAACACCGTGCCCGTCGGACAGGCGGAGGCGGCCCGTGCGCTGGGGCTGAACTTCACCCAGGTGCTCACGTTGGTGGTGCTGCCGCAGGCGTTCCGCTCGGTCGTGGGCCCGCTGACGAACGTACTGATCGCGCTGACCAAGAACACCACCGTGGCGGCCGCGATCGGCGTCACCGAGGCGGCACTGCTGATGAAGGAGATGATCGAGAACGAGGCCCAACTCCTTCTGATCTCCGCTGTGATCGCCTTCGGGTTCGTGTGTCTGACGCTGCCTACCGGCCTGATCCTCGGCTGGGTGGGCAAGAAGGTGGCGGTGAAGCGATGA
- a CDS encoding glutamate ABC transporter substrate-binding protein, whose translation MKLRKVTAAAAVVLALSTVATACGSDDKNDGGSSSGGGKTIKIGIKFDQPGIGQKTPQGYSGFDVDVATYIAKQLGYNANQIEWKESKSADRETMLQRGDVDFIAASYSINDERQKKVDFAGPYLLAHQDVLVRADDNSIKSPSDLNSKKLCSVTGSTSAQNVKDKLAPKANLQKYPTYSACLTGLQNGAIDALTTDDSILAGYASQAAFKGKLKLGGFKMTNENYGIGVKKGSDLKAKINTALEKMVSDGSWKQAVEKNFGPANYKYEPAPKIGNIVQ comes from the coding sequence ATGAAGCTCCGTAAGGTCACCGCTGCCGCGGCGGTCGTACTCGCCCTCTCCACCGTCGCCACGGCCTGCGGCTCGGACGACAAGAACGACGGAGGCTCTTCCTCCGGCGGCGGCAAGACGATCAAGATCGGTATCAAGTTCGACCAGCCGGGCATCGGCCAGAAGACGCCGCAGGGCTACTCCGGCTTCGACGTGGACGTCGCCACGTACATCGCCAAGCAGCTCGGCTACAACGCGAACCAGATCGAGTGGAAGGAGTCGAAGAGCGCCGACCGCGAGACCATGCTGCAGCGCGGCGACGTCGACTTCATCGCCGCCTCGTACTCGATCAACGATGAGCGCCAGAAGAAGGTCGACTTCGCCGGCCCCTACCTGCTCGCCCACCAGGACGTGCTGGTCCGCGCCGACGACAACAGCATCAAGTCGCCCTCGGACCTGAACTCCAAGAAGCTGTGTTCGGTGACGGGCTCGACGTCGGCGCAGAACGTCAAGGACAAGCTGGCCCCGAAGGCCAACCTGCAGAAGTACCCGACGTACTCGGCCTGCCTGACGGGTCTGCAGAACGGCGCCATCGACGCGCTGACCACCGACGACTCGATCCTCGCCGGTTACGCCTCGCAGGCCGCCTTCAAGGGCAAGCTCAAGCTGGGCGGCTTCAAGATGACGAACGAGAACTACGGCATCGGCGTCAAGAAGGGCAGCGACCTCAAGGCGAAGATCAACACCGCCCTGGAGAAGATGGTCTCGGACGGTTCGTGGAAGCAGGCCGTGGAGAAGAACTTCGGCCCCGCGAACTACAAGTACGAGCCCGCGCCGAAGATCGGCAACATCGTCCAGTAA
- a CDS encoding amino acid ABC transporter ATP-binding protein, whose amino-acid sequence MTEVSVAKDSVAATDELVVLRSVNKHFGALHVLQDIDLTIARGEVVVVIGPSGSGKSTLCRTINRLETIDSGEILIDGKPLPQEGKELARLRADVGMVFQSFNLFAHKTVLENVMLGQVKVRRTDKQAAEEKARGLLDRVGVGTQADKYPAQLSGGQQQRVAIARALAMNPKVMLFDEPTSALDPEMINEVLEVMQQLARDGMTMVVVTHEMGFARSAANRVVFMADGRIVEEAAPDQFFSNPRSDRAKDFLSKILHH is encoded by the coding sequence ATGACCGAAGTATCGGTGGCCAAGGACTCGGTGGCCGCGACCGACGAACTGGTCGTCCTGAGGAGCGTCAACAAGCACTTCGGCGCGTTGCACGTGCTCCAGGACATCGACCTGACCATCGCGCGTGGTGAGGTCGTCGTGGTCATCGGCCCCTCGGGGTCGGGGAAGTCCACCCTGTGCCGCACCATCAACCGTCTGGAGACCATCGACTCGGGCGAGATCCTGATCGACGGCAAGCCGCTGCCCCAGGAGGGCAAGGAGTTGGCCCGGCTGCGCGCCGACGTCGGCATGGTCTTCCAGTCCTTCAACCTCTTCGCGCACAAGACGGTGCTCGAGAACGTGATGCTGGGCCAGGTCAAGGTCCGCAGAACGGACAAGCAGGCGGCCGAGGAGAAGGCACGGGGCCTGCTCGACCGGGTCGGCGTCGGCACACAGGCGGACAAGTACCCCGCGCAGCTCTCCGGCGGCCAGCAGCAGCGCGTCGCGATCGCCCGCGCGCTGGCGATGAACCCCAAGGTCATGCTCTTCGACGAGCCGACCTCGGCGCTGGACCCGGAGATGATCAACGAGGTCCTGGAGGTCATGCAGCAGCTGGCCCGGGACGGAATGACCATGGTCGTCGTCACCCATGAGATGGGCTTCGCCCGTTCGGCCGCCAACCGGGTGGTCTTCATGGCCGACGGCCGCATCGTCGAAGAGGCCGCGCCGGACCAGTTCTTCAGCAATCCGCGCAGCGACCGGGCGAAGGACTTCCTGTCGAAGATCCTGCACCACTGA
- a CDS encoding response regulator transcription factor, with amino-acid sequence MRLLLVEDDNHVAAALSAVLARHGFDVTHARSGEEALQAMVPEGAGFGVVLLDLGLPDQDGYEVCGKIRKRTSTPVIMVTARSDVRSRIHGLNLGADDYVVKPYDTGELLARIHAVSRRIPHLDDTGATETALRLGPVRIELPTRQVSVDGSVIQLTRKEFDLLALLAQRPGVVFRREQIISEVWRTSWEGTGRTLEVHVASLRAKLRMPALIETVRGVGYRLVAPAV; translated from the coding sequence ATGAGACTGCTTCTCGTCGAGGACGACAACCACGTCGCGGCCGCTCTGTCCGCGGTGCTGGCCCGGCACGGCTTCGACGTCACGCACGCCCGCAGTGGCGAGGAGGCGCTCCAGGCGATGGTCCCCGAGGGGGCCGGCTTCGGCGTCGTCCTGCTCGACCTGGGCCTGCCCGACCAGGACGGCTACGAGGTCTGCGGCAAGATCCGCAAGCGCACCAGCACTCCGGTGATCATGGTCACCGCGCGCTCCGACGTGCGCTCCCGGATCCACGGCCTCAACCTCGGCGCCGACGACTACGTGGTCAAGCCGTACGACACCGGGGAGTTGCTCGCGCGCATCCACGCCGTCAGCCGGCGCATCCCGCACCTGGACGACACCGGCGCCACCGAGACCGCGCTGCGCCTCGGGCCGGTGCGCATCGAACTCCCCACCCGCCAGGTCAGCGTGGACGGTTCGGTGATCCAGCTGACCCGCAAGGAGTTCGACCTGCTCGCCCTGCTGGCGCAGCGCCCGGGCGTGGTGTTCCGCCGTGAGCAGATCATCAGCGAGGTGTGGCGCACCAGCTGGGAGGGGACCGGACGCACCCTTGAGGTGCACGTCGCTTCCCTGCGCGCCAAGCTGCGCATGCCGGCACTGATCGAGACCGTACGCGGCGTCGGCTACCGGCTCGTCGCCCCGGCCGTGTAG
- a CDS encoding sensor histidine kinase — MRTRLLPLLIVLMAAVLLALGIPLAVSLAAAEQQRVVVDRIDDTARFAALAQFVTERPSGSRVSDPDERRETLRKELAKYHSVYGIQAGVFYRDHTPMANAPENWYLPEEGEGRDAFNEALLGRRSHDPEQVWPWQRTRLVVASPVIRDGDVIAVVVTDSPTGQMRSKTLDGWLVIGAGEIAAMLLAVGAALRLTGWVLRPVRILDATTHDIATGRLKSRVAAAGGPPELRRLARSFNEMADNVESVLEQQRAFVADASHQLRNPLSALLLRIELLALELPEDNEEIASVRTEGKRLTQVLDDLLDLALAEHAEADLQLTDIGALATERVAAWGPAAQAKGVRLTGHCPATTAWADPVTLSSALDAIIDNAVKFTPEGERVEVEVAAGGDTATVVVTDGGPGLSDEELARVGDRFWRSAAHQNIKGSGLGLSISRALLEAGGGSISYAHHEPHGLKVTVTVPRAVDVDPAISGQSGKNSPSGV; from the coding sequence TTGCGCACACGTCTCCTCCCGCTGCTCATCGTCCTGATGGCGGCCGTGCTGCTCGCGCTCGGAATCCCGCTCGCCGTCAGCCTGGCCGCCGCCGAGCAGCAGAGGGTGGTCGTCGACCGCATCGACGACACCGCGCGCTTCGCGGCGCTCGCCCAGTTCGTCACCGAGCGGCCCAGCGGCTCCCGGGTCAGCGACCCGGACGAGCGCCGTGAGACCCTGCGCAAGGAACTCGCCAAGTACCACAGCGTGTACGGCATCCAGGCCGGCGTCTTCTACCGCGACCACACACCCATGGCCAACGCGCCCGAGAACTGGTACCTGCCCGAGGAGGGCGAGGGCCGCGACGCCTTCAACGAGGCACTGCTCGGGCGCCGCAGCCACGACCCCGAACAGGTCTGGCCCTGGCAGCGCACCCGGCTCGTGGTCGCCTCGCCGGTCATCCGCGACGGCGACGTCATCGCGGTCGTCGTCACCGACTCGCCCACCGGGCAGATGCGTTCGAAGACCCTGGACGGCTGGCTGGTCATCGGCGCCGGCGAGATCGCCGCGATGCTGCTCGCCGTCGGCGCGGCGCTGCGCCTGACCGGCTGGGTGCTCAGGCCCGTACGGATCCTGGACGCGACGACCCACGACATCGCGACCGGACGCCTCAAGTCCCGCGTGGCGGCCGCCGGTGGGCCGCCGGAACTCAGGCGCCTGGCCCGGTCGTTCAACGAGATGGCGGACAACGTCGAGAGCGTCCTTGAGCAGCAGCGCGCCTTTGTCGCCGACGCCTCCCACCAGTTGCGCAACCCGCTGTCCGCGCTGCTGCTGCGCATCGAGCTGCTCGCCCTCGAACTGCCCGAGGACAACGAGGAGATCGCCTCGGTCCGTACCGAGGGAAAGCGCCTCACACAGGTTCTGGACGACCTGCTCGACCTGGCGCTCGCCGAGCATGCCGAGGCGGACCTCCAGCTCACCGACATCGGTGCGCTGGCCACCGAGCGCGTCGCGGCCTGGGGCCCGGCCGCCCAGGCCAAGGGCGTACGGCTGACCGGGCACTGTCCGGCCACCACCGCCTGGGCCGACCCGGTCACCCTGTCCAGCGCGCTGGACGCGATCATCGACAACGCGGTGAAGTTCACGCCCGAGGGGGAGCGCGTCGAGGTGGAGGTCGCGGCGGGCGGCGACACCGCCACGGTCGTGGTCACCGACGGCGGCCCCGGACTCAGCGACGAGGAACTGGCCCGTGTCGGCGACCGCTTCTGGCGCAGCGCGGCGCACCAGAACATCAAGGGGTCGGGGCTCGGGCTGTCGATCTCGCGGGCTCTGCTGGAGGCCGGCGGAGGGTCGATCTCGTACGCGCACCATGAGCCGCACGGGCTGAAGGTGACGGTGACGGTGCCGCGGGCGGTCGACGTCGACCCCGCCATTTCGGGCCAGTCGGGCAAGAACAGCCCGTCCGGCGTTTGA